A genomic window from Neoarius graeffei isolate fNeoGra1 chromosome 5, fNeoGra1.pri, whole genome shotgun sequence includes:
- the LOC132886511 gene encoding C-C chemokine receptor type 5-like: protein MTYLRNTTYPTNMPYSNSTSPSNLTKSNSTIDDFSFYYSLPDNTFQACNLNSVRDFSRVFLPTLYSIVFIVGFIGNGLVLCVLIKYHRRSNMTDVCLFNLALSDLFFLISLPFWAHYATITDWIFGGFMCHVVTALYMLGFYGSIFFMILMTLDRYAVIVHAHTSLFSKHRSVKTGIVLTLFMWALSLGASLPTIIFSQVKNESFVCTCRVKYPEGTAWKPFFYIELNILGLIIPLSVMVFCYSRIIPILMAMKSQKKHKAVRLILVLIIVFFLFWTPYNITIFLQFLHTLQYLNTCKWQQDLHMAMQWVETIAFSHCCLNPIIYAFVGQKFRNLVLQILKEWFPVCFGRCTTIISEFSERRSSMYSRSSEISTTKIM from the exons ATGACATACCTGCGCAATACGACGTACCCCACCAATATGCCGTACTCTAACAGTACATCCCCCAGCAACCTGACAAAGTCCAACAGTACAA tTGATGACTTCAGCTTTTACTATAGCCTACCTGACAACACATTCCAAGCCTGCAACCTTAACAGTGTAAGGGACTTCAGCCGAGTCTTCCTTCCTACCCTCTACAGCATTGTCTTCATTGTGGGATTCATTGGCAATGGCCTGGTGCTCTGTGTCCTGATCAAGTACCACCGAAGGTCAAATATGACAGATGTGTGCCTCTTTAACCTTGCACTTTCAGacctcttctttcttatctcaTTGCCTTTCTGGGCCCACTATGCCACCATTACTGATTGGATCTTTGGGGGCTTcatgtgtcatgtagtgacagcaCTCTACATGCTGGGATTCTATGGAAGTATCTTCTTCATGATCCTCATGACCTTGGACCGCTATGCAGTCATTGTCCATGCCCATACTTCCCTCTTCTCCAAGCACCGGTCTGTCAAAACTGGTATAGTGCTGACTTTGTTTATGTGGGCACTTAGCTTGGGAGCCTCTCTGCCAACCATCATTTTCTCACAAGTAAAGAATGAATCATTTGTATGTACATGCAGGGTGAAATATCCAGAAGGGACAGCATGGAAGCCATTCTTTTACATTGAGCTGAACATCCTCGGCTTGATTATTCCTCTCTCAGTGATGGTGTTCTGCTACTCACGCATCATCCCCATCTTAATGGCCATGAAGTCTCAGAAGAAACACAAAGCTGTCAGGCTCATACTGGTCTTGAtcattgttttctttttattctggacACCCTACAACATCACCATCTTCCTGCAGTTCCTGCATACATTGCAATACTTGAACACCTGTAAGTGGCAACAGGACCTGCACATGGCTATGCAGTGGGTGGAAACCATCGCGTTCAGTCACTGCTGCCTCAACCCCATCATCTATGCCTTTGTGGGGCAGAAATTCAGGAATTTAGTTCTCCAGATTCTGAAAGAGTGGTTTCCTGTTTGCTTTGGTCGGTGCACAACAATCATCAGTGAGTTCTCAGAAAGGAGGAGCTCTATGTACTCACGTTCCTCAGAGATATCCACCACAAAGATTATGTAA